A genomic region of Gossypium hirsutum isolate 1008001.06 chromosome D01, Gossypium_hirsutum_v2.1, whole genome shotgun sequence contains the following coding sequences:
- the LOC107920889 gene encoding nifU-like protein 2, chloroplastic produces MQAIVISPTYCCNAHQSPEPSSSRPLTTKPSSYFGIRVLLEKGRNPARRCSWRCVRVRSPALTRRKVVKAVATPDSALELPLIAANVESVLDEVRPYLIADGGNVALHEIDGNVVRLKLQGACGSCLSSVTTMKMGIEKRLMEKIPEIVAVEPITDEETGLELNEENIEKVLEEIRPYLVGAAGGSLELVAIEEPIVKVRITGPAAGVMTVRVAVTQKLREKIPTIAAVQLL; encoded by the exons ATGCAGGCCATAGTTATTAGCCCTACATATTGCTGCAACGCCCATCAATCCCCAGAACCCTCCTCTTCTCGTCCCCTAACTACCAAG CCCTCTAGCTACTTTGGCATCCGCGTCTTGCTCGAGAAAGGGCGTAATCCTGCGCGGCGTTGCTCATGGCGTTGTGTGCGGGTCCGATCACCTGCTCTCACGCGCAGGAAAG TTGTAAAGGCTGTTGCCACACCTGATTCAGCCTTAGAATTGCCCCTAATTGCTGCGAATGTTGAGAGCGTGTTGGATGAAGTTCGACCCTATCTGATTGCTGATGGGGGGAATGTGGCATTACATGAGATTGATGGTAATGTTGTGCGGTTGAAGCTCCAAGGAGCATGTGGCTCATGTCTGAGTTCTGTTACGACAATGAAGATGGGTATTGAGAAACGTTTAATGGAAAAGATACCTGAAATTGTTGCAGTGGAGCCTATAACTGATGAAGAAACTGGCCTTGAGCTGAATGAAGAAAATATTGAGAAG GTACTTGAAGAGATTAGGCCCTACCTGGTGGGGGCAGCGGGTGGATCTCTTGAATTAGTTGCCATTGAGGAGCCAATAGTTAAAGTTAGAATCACGGGTCCTGCAGCAGGGGTCATGACTGTTAGAGTGGCTGTTACTCAAAAATTGCGAGAGAAAATTCCCACCATCGCTGCGGTTCAACTTCTATGA